CCAATCTACTCTTACTTCTTTAgtggtattctttttcacttgtaaggtgtttgtaccatacttgaccaatctcgaaattactgagcaccggttaacgttataccgttaaggactcagaagagtttcctttcAACAGAAGgctaatcatagcgcgacacgtgtcgacatcagaagccaatcatatcgcgatacgtgttaacatcagaagctaatcacaatacgatacgtgtcaatgtcagaatgaaactagaaactctcttttataaatagagattattctctcacaatatttcttaatgtcatttgtactaaatcatttattAGTACTCACAAACAGAGAGCTTgaatctatgtacttgtgtaaacccttcacaattaatgagaacttctttactccgtggacgtagtcaatctaggtgaaccacgtacatcttgtgtttgtttccctatctctattcatttacatacttatccacattaatgatcggagtaatctagcgaaggtcacaaatttaacactttttgttgcaCCAAAAtccttactgattttgtgcatcaatacaAGGATTAAAGAACAATTGAATAAATGTGAAATCGACAGCAATGCTCGAACATCGTATATTTGGGCTTAGTGTGCGATTTGGGAAAATGGGCAATAAGGCCTAAAGATTATAAATTTGGGCAAATGTCCAATTTGCACCCATGATTCGCCATTTCaatgagaacaatgaagtgaACAAGACTTGGAGTTCACCTCGACGTAGGggcatttttgttgttgttgaattcCATAATTTATTAGTCTAAAACGGAACTTCAAAATTTAGGACCTTTTCGATACTGTGTTGTTTGTTTAATTCATCTCCTATAATTGTATTCCtaaaatgtatagagctaagaGGCACACCAAAGCGCCCTCAGAAGTGCTAAGAATGTTATCTTATAAGTTTATAACATCATTCAATAATAATAAACTTTAAAGTAACATACAACGTTTtataaataattcaaaatgaGTTAATCATAGAGCTAGTTTAGgagttttttttcctttggtttTCTTGAACAAACGATAATCTATACTAAGGATGGGGTGAGCCAACCCTCATAATATGATTCAAACTCATATTTAGCGATGATCGAATCTAAAAtctttcacttataagtaaaaaaaaaaaaaacgttaaaTTGTAGGGATCCTCTtgaattttaaaagcacaattgAATTAACAACCTAAAGTTGGACAAGGATCCTCTCTGGGATCAATCAATTGTTGTTTGTTTAACTTACATCGTACGATCAATTTTCGTTagttactatttatatttaatttaaaatttaaaatttaaaatgatttttaactacgatgaacggacacgagtGATTGATTCCGAATTCCTAATTCCTGGAAAGAGGATCCTACTCGCCTAAAGTTGTTAATTTTGGATAGACTCTGACGTACACCGTCGTAATGCGGAGGTGTCACCTTGTGAAATTGTATACCCCGAACCCGCTGAATAATCAATCCCGGTCGACCGGGAGGAAACTCAAAGCGAagcagagaggaagaagaacagAAAACGAAGGGGTGAGAGAACAAAACCTGTTCCGGTTTGAAAATTCGGAGTGAGAGAGGCAACACTGCAATACGACACCGTTGCGTTGTGAACCTCTGCTTTGCTTCGCATCtggcagaagaagaagaagatgctcCGAAAATGTGGCGGCAAATCGGAGACAGAGAAGCGGGCAAGCTCCGCCCAAATTCGTTCTCGAATCGAATCAAGTCCACCCGGATCCAAACGCTCCAACTCTCCAATCACAAAGACTTCATCTCCCCTCATCGCGGCTCCGTCAACACTCTTCAGCTGGATTTGACGGAGGCCCGGTACCTGTTATCCGGCGCCTCCGATGCTTCCGCTGCCGTGTTCGATGTCCAGCGCGGGACCGATTACGGAGGCGGCGGAGCTATCACGAGGCacaagtgcttgtttgtggtggATAAGCAGCACGAGCACGGGCATAAGTATGCGGTGTCCTCCGCCGTGTGGTATCCGGTCGACACCGGACTGTTTGTGACGGGTTCGTACGATCATCACATCAATGTTTGGGATACGAATACGACGCAGGTAGTGATGGACTTCAAGATGCCGGGGAAGGTGTACCGGACTGCAATGTCCCCGCTGGCAACTTCTCACATGCTCATTGCTGCCGGTACCGAAGATGTTCAAGTTCGCCTCTGTGATATTGCTTCTGGGGCTTTTGCTCACACCTTGTCTGGCCACCGCGGTATGTCCCGAAATTTGCAGAATTAAACGTTTGATGCACATTTGATACATACAGAGTtagaaaaatcaaaacttgaTATCATGAGTGAACACATGAAACATTGGGGATGACAGTATTGAGGGTATAAGTAAggattttgtttgaaatttgggGTGGATGATCACGAATATTGCGAAAATCACTTCTTTAAATAACCTGGCCTACTCGGTTTTCTCAGCATTCTGTAAATTTGTATCATTTCTGGTTGAACCCTGTAATCGTATAGTAGGCTCAAGGCTGGCCTGGCATTTGTGGACAGCAAGAATTTACGATACACCGTGTTGTATTTTTCATGATGGCAGATGGTGTGATGACTGTGGAGTGGTCTACTTCTAGCGAGTGGGTATTGCTTACAGGTGGATGTGATGGTGCAATACGTTTTTGGGACATTAGACGTGCCGGATGTTTTCGTGTTTTGGATCAATCTCAGTCTCAGCTTGGGAGGCGTCCACCCATCCTGGAACGCTCTGCCACAATTAAGGTTTTCTTCTTTGCTTTGCTGAGCCAAAAGCGTTTGTTTTTAAATTACTGATTGCGTTCAGTTTTTATGATTATATTATTTGCTTCACAGTTAGTTAGCCTGTTTCACCAGCAAATCTGAAATGGTTCTATATATGCACTGTCTATTTGCTTGCATTATTAGTAATGTTTGTCATTGAAGCTTGTAGTTAGTAGGAGAATCTAGTTTTAACTGGAGAAAATTATTATGTTGAACTTTCCCTTCTACTGATAATATTTGATTTTATGTCCGGTCAGGGTTCAACAGTTAAGCCCTCGTCATCAAGTCAAAGCACATCTGCAAAAGCTCGGGCACCACAAAGGAAACTTTCTAATGGGAGTGGTGCAAAGCACTCACCCATTGGTAAAAGTCCAGCAAAGGGATCTATGAAGCAAAGATTACATCCAGGGATGCTGTCTAGTCAGGATCGTGCCACTGCCCATTATGGTGCTGTTACTGGATTAAAAGTCACCGAAGACGGCATGTACCTCTTGAGTGCAGGTTGGGTTATTTCATTTTGGACGTTTGTTATACTTAAGAAGGAAATCCATTTTGAATAGTCTATACATATTTTGAATCCCTTTAACGGAGTTAATATTTATAATAATCATAGCGGTTTAGGTTTACtctctatttatttttatttctatccATTAGTTTATACTTTATACTACCATACTACTGCAGGTCACTGACAAGTGACAGTTACAACTTAAAACCTTGATCTATATTACAAATTAACAAATACATTTTAATCTGACAAAGAAATGAAGAATACACTTTAAATCTGGTGAGGTGATCAAATACTCACAGAATCAGTGCAGTTTAACCCGATTTGCTGGTGTTGTACAGTATGGATCACGCTGACCtccaacagaaaataaaaataaaaagagaaatcaTGCACGGGGGCCCTCACCTTAGTTTCctattaaatatataaattattccTTTCGTGCAAAAGTCAGCTGATTGGGTTTTTCACTCGTTCCTCACTGCCTATGTCATTGATCAAGGTTTTACATTTCAGGTTCCGATTCAAGATTGAGGTTGTGGGATGTAGAATCTGGCTGCAATACTTTGGTGAACTTTGAAACTGTGCGTATGCAAACCAGCAGGCCCATACAGTTAGCTACAAGTCAGAATTCGGAGCTTGTTTTTGTTCCCTGCATGACAGCTGTGAAGGTAATGCCTTTTTTTGTAGGTTTTATTCTTTCTGAATTTTACATGTGGATTAAAATTCAACCATTTCCATAAAACTTCAAAGTTTGACATACAGATTTGTTTTTTCAGGCATTCAATATGTGGTCGGGTAAAACATCCCTGAAATTTCGCGGTCACTATGAACATGTAAACTGTTGCTGGTTTAGTTCACAGGATCAGGTACTCTTCAAAAAATTTAGGATTTATCTATAGGCCTTCTCCAATCAACACTTTATAAACTAAAATGGCAAGTTAATATTCCAGTCAGTTGTTCCAACTTCTATGTCAATTAATAGGAGCTGTAAACCTTTTTCTAACTGTCCTAGTGAAGTTTGTCCTCATGAATTGTAATTCATATCTCACATTGCAGGAATTGTACACTGGTGGCAATGATAGACAAATTCTAGTTTGGTCGCCGCCCAGATTGGTTTCTGATGAGGTGGTACACCTGATGGTTTTTTGTAACTAACCGTATTAGTTGCTTAGCGGCCTTGTATCTTATACATTTTTGGAAATGCAGGATGAAGGACCCTCTAAGGACGAGGATAATTGGAGCGACTAGCATCTGCTGTGCTTACGATCCTCATTTCTGCTAGGTAGAGTGCATTGGTCTTTCTCTgtcgttttctgttttgctttTAGATCTAAGATGCTGTATTTGATAGGCACAATCATTAGTACagagtttgttttttttttttttttttttggcgtgtatatatgtaaatttaaactcattctTAAGTAGAATCAAGGGACAAATTCATGGAAAAAATTGTGCGCTGATGAATTAAAAGAGAAAAACTGAGTCAGTTCCAAATGAAAAACGAAAGTTGACGATTGATATTTAGTTgaagaacacattaaaaaattgtGCATAATTACCAGATGTGTCTGTCAAATATATCTCTCAATAATCTGTTCGGCGATTCTGTACAGTTACACCCTTACAAGATTCTGGAATCAACCTAAAGTTCTGTTCGTTGTACCATGCCAAGAAACTAGGTTCGTTGTTGTCCAACAGCATGCAATCAACATCGTCAATAAAAAACTTGTGACCGGAGCCAATATTCCCCAATTCTTGATCTAAAGCTCCATTCTCCGGCTGATTGTCTTCCGCCTGAGTTACTGTAGAGATGGCACCAGGCAATTTATCAAATTTGGTACTTCCCTCAAACGGTATGACTGCTTGCGTCGCAGAGTTGGTTTGTTTCAATACTTTATGGCACATGATGGTGCCCTGGAAATCCATGAAAGTATAATTCAGAAACTGCATTCTCTCATCAGCTGTCATCTTTGAAAACCCAAATGAAGTGCTAGTCCATGTATCCAGGGTACTAGATGCAGAAGGCAAAATCAGTCTCTCAACTCCCAAGTTGGCGAGCTGGTTTTCGAGCTCGTCCATCAGAACACGACACATTCCTTGTCTACGATAATGGAACCTAGTTGCCACCAGAGGCACTTCCACCACCTCACTGTAGATCCTTACACAAGCGACGGTAATCACTTCCTCATCTCTCTCCAAAAGCAATGTGTAAAACCTTCTGAAGTTCAACCGGCTCAGGTCCGACTCTCTGTTGAAAATAATGTCCTCAACAATGTCTCGTTTCGTGTAAGGATCCTGAGAAGGCTCGAAACACTCGTGCATCACACTCAGAGCCAAATTGAGCTTGCTGTAGTTTTCTGCCAAGTCCTCCATATCAGAATCAGATGGAGGAGAAGGCCTCAACAGTGTCCAGGTCAGATTGTCAGGACCCACCAGAATTCGTTTCCCCACAATCTTGTTGATCCCCAGATATATGCCTTCACATTTTCTGCTGCAAAACCAGTTTCCGTTGGAATCCCTTTCCAATTCCTCAACCCCTTCATTCCTAAGGCACCCATAGTGGTATTTTTTATCACATTGGCCACATATCACAAAACCATTATTTCTATCCTCCTTAGGGTTTCCTTTACCACACTTTACACAGCAACACGATGGGCAGAACCAATCGCCTTCCGACACATCCTTCAAACCAAGGCAACTAGTGTGGAATGCAGCGGGACACCGATCACAGAGAATCAGATCGCCTCCAAAGTGACACACAGTGCATATATCATCGTTCTGATCACGAGGAGGATGATGATCTTGATGCACATTGCCAGTCGTCGCTACTTCATTTGACCTCGTGACGGTGTTGGTGCTTCCTTTCCGACTCTTCATCGTTTGCCTCTGACAATCGTTGAGAGTTCTGCCATCTTCCAATATAATGTGGGCGCTTGGTCGATGGTTTGTGCTACCAGCGTGCGTTTCAAACCCAGTGAGGGTAAACACCTTAGAACAACAGTCACACTTGATTCCCTCGCGAGTAATCCGACCCGTCGCCAATGGACTGTCAGTGCCCTTTCTAGGGCGGTAGTGTACCTTGGCGTTCGGGGACACACCATTACTTTCGATCAACCAAGACAGGACTGTCCTAGGGTTTCGAGTACCGGGATCCGTGATCTCGATATCTCTCGCTCTTTTGGTTGACCGTAAAATGCGTCTGGCCTGCTGTTTACTAGCTTTATTCTGTCTCTTTAGTCTCTTCATATCCGCATGAACCTTACCTCGCTTCTGTTCCGGACTCCAATCATCATCGACCATCGATATTCCACCAATCTTTCTCTTCTTAACTGTTTTCCCCCGCTCCTGTTTCGGACTCCAATCATCATCTACCTTCGAGATTTCAccaatctctctcttcttaaaCGTTTTCCTTGATGTCGACTGCGGTGTAATATCTACTACAATATCAAGATCAGCAGAGCACTCCACGGAATTCGAACCAATGCTTTCGGAAAACACTCCTCCTCGTCCTGGAGAATTTACACAGGCTTGGCAAGCCATGCGAAGCGAGTAGTAAACTTTTCCAGTGGGAGACTCGTACCGCAACTCGATCTTCTGCTTCTTGGTTGCATACCAGAACTTCCATCCCAAGGCGGAGAGGTGCCTTCTCGCCTTCTCGGTAACATCAGAGTTCCTACGGCCGTTCTTCGTGTTGTCATTCGCCCAGTACTGAACTGCCGAGGGGCATAACTCTGGTTCCACGGTAAGTACCGGCTTTCGCTTCACAGCCTTCATCAAATCTTCAAACCCTAATGCAGAAAAGTACAATCCAAGAACTCAAGAAATTGCGAAAGACAGAGAAgtaagagggagagggagagttgTATTAGGGTTCAAAGTGATCGAGGAGAGGTATGGGATATTTAACTTGGGTGCTA
Above is a window of Malus sylvestris chromosome 15, drMalSylv7.2, whole genome shotgun sequence DNA encoding:
- the LOC126601289 gene encoding increased DNA methylation 1-like — translated: MKAVKRKPVLTVEPELCPSAVQYWANDNTKNGRRNSDVTEKARRHLSALGWKFWYATKKQKIELRYESPTGKVYYSLRMACQACVNSPGRGGVFSESIGSNSVECSADLDIVVDITPQSTSRKTFKKREIGEISKVDDDWSPKQERGKTVKKRKIGGISMVDDDWSPEQKRGKVHADMKRLKRQNKASKQQARRILRSTKRARDIEITDPGTRNPRTVLSWLIESNGVSPNAKVHYRPRKGTDSPLATGRITREGIKCDCCSKVFTLTGFETHAGSTNHRPSAHIILEDGRTLNDCQRQTMKSRKGSTNTVTRSNEVATTGNVHQDHHPPRDQNDDICTVCHFGGDLILCDRCPAAFHTSCLGLKDVSEGDWFCPSCCCVKCGKGNPKEDRNNGFVICGQCDKKYHYGCLRNEGVEELERDSNGNWFCSRKCEGIYLGINKIVGKRILVGPDNLTWTLLRPSPPSDSDMEDLAENYSKLNLALSVMHECFEPSQDPYTKRDIVEDIIFNRESDLSRLNFRRFYTLLLERDEEVITVACVRIYSEVVEVPLVATRFHYRRQGMCRVLMDELENQLANLGVERLILPSASSTLDTWTSTSFGFSKMTADERMQFLNYTFMDFQGTIMCHKVLKQTNSATQAVIPFEGSTKFDKLPGAISTVTQAEDNQPENGALDQELGNIGSGHKFFIDDVDCMLLDNNEPSFLAWYNEQNFRLIPESCKGVTVQNRRTDY
- the LOC126604618 gene encoding WD repeat-containing protein ATCSA-1-like, whose translation is MWRQIGDREAGKLRPNSFSNRIKSTRIQTLQLSNHKDFISPHRGSVNTLQLDLTEARYLLSGASDASAAVFDVQRGTDYGGGGAITRHKCLFVVDKQHEHGHKYAVSSAVWYPVDTGLFVTGSYDHHINVWDTNTTQVVMDFKMPGKVYRTAMSPLATSHMLIAAGTEDVQVRLCDIASGAFAHTLSGHRDGVMTVEWSTSSEWVLLTGGCDGAIRFWDIRRAGCFRVLDQSQSQLGRRPPILERSATIKGSTVKPSSSSQSTSAKARAPQRKLSNGSGAKHSPIGKSPAKGSMKQRLHPGMLSSQDRATAHYGAVTGLKVTEDGMYLLSAGSDSRLRLWDVESGCNTLVNFETVRMQTSRPIQLATSQNSELVFVPCMTAVKAFNMWSGKTSLKFRGHYEHVNCCWFSSQDQELYTGGNDRQILVWSPPRLVSDEDEGPSKDEDNWSD